Proteins encoded in a region of the Bombyx mori chromosome 23, ASM3026992v2 genome:
- the LOC101738055 gene encoding myb-like protein D — protein MHEAKTNHTTGAVSDSDESISKSFHLNEKELKEFKKNIMDDFEKLLNNVLHNKTNQKGDKDNSKGHNKQDIRSYLDELKESINDMLKAYNHVDDTVRSQVGNDEPEVQLPNNQTVDVNGEKRIGDVIQEKTAVNLDHYFQEHDANVNNNVNEPTNEVNADPNADNVSGSNKCYCGTVGGHKNYEDHNAQFNPASVANEDHPDKLKANLFSGNSIRKNNVLNLFVLKVDPKECFEIKLNNKNEKHRNFGEEVVGGYNKGNINENSDKEINKTPEEFTDISDKTDLKLPGDNKEQELINDDNSKELYLHI, from the exons ATGCATGAAGcaaaaacaaatcatacaacAGGAGCTGTGAGTGATAGTGATGAATCAATTTCGAAATCTTTTCATTTGAACGAGAAAGAATTgaaagaattcaaaaaaaatattatggacGATTtcgaaaaattattaaataatgttcTTCATAATAAAACGAATCAAAAAGGCGATAAAGATAATTCTAAAGGACATAATAAGCAAGATATTCGGAGCTATTTGGACGAATTGAAAGAATCCATCAATGATATGCTTAAGGCTTACAATCATGTTGATGATACGGTTCGCAGTCAAGTCGGTAATGATGAACCAGAAGTCCAACTACCGAACAATCAAACTGTAGACGTTAATGGAGAGAAG CGCATTGGAGACGTGATACAAGAAAAAACTGCAGTCAATTTGGACCACTACTTTCAAGAGCACGACGCTAATGTTAATAACAATGTCAATGAGCCAACGAATGAGGTTAATGCAGATCCAAACGCTGATAATGTGAGTGGAAGCAATAAATGTTATTGTGGTACTGTTGGTGGACATAAAAATTATGAAGATCACAATGCCCAGTTTAATCCAGCAAGCGTTGCCAACGAAGATCATCCGGACAAGCTGAAAGCGAATCTATTTAGCGGCAATTCTATTCGTAAAAATAACGTTCTTAATTTGTTCGTCCTTAAAGTCGATCCTAAAGAATGTTTCGAAAtcaaattgaataataaaaatgaaaagcaCCGGAATTTTGGTGAGGAAGTAGTCGGAGGCTATAATAAaggaaatattaatgaaaattctgataaagaaattaataaaactcCAGAAGAATTCACTGATATTTCTGATAAAACTGATCTGAAATTACCAGGAGATAATAAGGAACAGGAGTTAATTAATGACGACAATTCAAAAgaattatatttacatatttaa